The genome window AGAAGCTATGAAAGAATTAAGCGCGGCTTTGCAGGTTAATTTGCAGCTCCTGCGCGATTTGAATGACAGCACCGAGCAGGTAAATCAACTGAAAGACAGCGGTCTGGAAACAATTAAGGTATTAAACAAGACCACCAGCCAAAGCAAAGAAGCGTCCGATAAGATTTATGAGGTGATTCAAAATACCAATGAATCAACCAAGAAGATTGAAGCGGCGTCAGATATGATTAGCTCAATTGCCGATCAAACCAATTTATTGGCCTTAAATGCTGCGATTGAGGCGGCCCGGGCTGGGGAAGCCGGCAAGGGCTTTTCGGTGGTAGCCGATGAAATTCGAAAGCTGGCGGAGGATTCGACTCATTTTACCAAAGAAATTAAGGAAATTATTTCTGAATTGTCGAGAAAGGCTGCGTTTGCGGTTGAGGCAATGAATGGAGCCGGAAAAATCGTAACTGAGCAGGAGCGGAGTGTAGACGAGACCAACCGTCAGTTTGAAGGAATCGCGCAGGCGATTGAAAATATTAAGGAAGTTATTCTGCAGATTAATGAGATGCAGAATAATATTGAGGAGAAGAAAGAAAGCGTCATCGAAAAACTGGAAAACTTAGCTTCTGTTTCGGATGAAAATGCAGCCGGCACAGAGGAAGCGGCGGCTACGATGGAGGAACAGGCGGGGATGATTGGCGAAGTATCCAATGCCAGTGCACAGCTGGCTGCGATTGCCGATGATTTAACCGGTTTAACGAATCGTTTTCGGATTTAAGCAACCATAAAACAGCAGATTCCATAAAGGAGGGAAGACTATGGATTTAATGGAATTGATGAAGGAACGGTTTTCGGCGCGTGCTTTTGAGGATAAGCCGGTCAGCCAGGAAATGCAGGAGCAGATATTGGCAGCGGGCTTGGCGGCTCCGACTGCCCGTAACAGCCAGCCTTTTCGGTTTTATGTGGCGGGAGCGGACTGTTCGGAAGAGCTTATGAAGCAATGCACCCGGGCCAACTTTCATGCCCCCCCTCAATATTCTGATTACGGTTAAACCAGAAGAAGCTTGGGTCAGAGTAATTGACGGCTGGAATGCGGCGGAGGTTGACAGCGCGATTGCCGGTACGCAAATGATGTACATGGCGGAAAGCCTTGGTCTGGGGACCTGCTGGATTTGTGCTTTTTCGCCGGAGGATGCCAGAAAAGCCTTTGGCATCGGCGAAGGAGAAAGACCGGTATCTATTCTCTCCATCGGTTATAAATCTTCGGACTGCAAACCCGGACCGATGCATGCAACCAGAAGGGCGGCAGAAGAACTGGTTACGTACTGTAAATAACTCAACAATAAATAAAGCTGCTTTGGGCCGAGTGTCCGAAGCGGCTTTTTTAATAGGCTGACAGAAGCAGCAAAAAAGTTTTACTAAAGATTTTACCGGAATTAACCGATTTAATAGTAAGAAGGATTCTGATTGCAAACGCAGGGAGAGCGGATTTAGGCGGTAAATTTGGTGCTGACAAAAGGAAATGAATATGGTAAAAAAAATTGATAATGTGATGCAGAGCATTGCCAGTGAGGCCTATCAAAAGACATCCCGCCGCACTCCGGCCTGGTCGGTGGCGGGTGAGGAGGAAACCGGTTCTTTTAAACGGGAATATTTGCAGGCGCTGGTCAGGGATTATTTTTATTCGGGGCATCAAAGCGAAGCCCCTAAAGAAAAAATGGTGCATTTGCAGAAGCTGAAAGCCAGTATTGACAGTCTCCGGCTCCCGGATAATTTGAAGCTGGCTGCCTCAAGTGAGGAGATTTCACTGGGCAGCTTTGTTCGTTTGCTGGAAGAAGAAATGGCCGGTTTTGAAGAGAACAAGGAAGAAAAAATTAAAGAAGAAGAGAAAAAGCTGAAAGAATTGACGCCGGAGGAAATAGAAAATGTCGCCGCCAGAGGGAAGGATAATTTGACTTTGGGTGACGTGGAGAAATACCGGCACGGTCACATCAAAACCGAGCGCAAAGAACTGCCGTCGGAAATGGCTGCGCAAATTAAAAAACATTTTGAAAATCAAGGCATCACGCCGACACCGGAGCATGAAGCGATTGCCGGGAATCTCCTGGAGAAGGGAGTAGAATTGTCGGAAACCGTCTGTGCCAATATTGATGTGCTGATTCAGGCCAAAAATAAGGAATTGAGTCAGGAACGGGTTGAAGAATTGGCCAGACAGTACGCGGCGGTGCAAAAGATTGGTTTGGCGGAATGGAATCGCGACTTTCCGCTGACATCCGGCCGGGTCAAGGAGATTGTTGAGGAACTGGCCAATCTGGAGGATGGTTATCAGCAAAAGATCGGTACCAGTTTTCACACGATTGAGGAAGCGCTGGACAACTATCGCCAGAATAAAGCGAATGCGGTTAAGCAGCCGGTCAGTGAACTGAGCCGAAGCCAAATCAGCTTTCAGTATATTCGTTATAAAATGACAATGGAAAAGGCAATCACCTTAAACAGCCGGGGAATTCCAATTGATAAAGCGGAATTGATTACGATTGAAAAAGAGCTCCTGCGCTTAGAACTGACAACGGAAAATCTGGAGCAGGCAGCCAGCGGCAGCGGCAAGACGGAAGACGTCGTGCTGACGGAAATGCTGGATGTTGAGCATGCCATGATGAATATCATGGGGAGCGACTACGGCAGCATCACCCAGATGATGACAGTTTTTTCACTGAGGCAGGTCAGCGGTCTGACAGCGGCCAATCAGGCGGCAGCGGCCATTCATCGCTATGACGCTTTGGGGACACAGGTACGGCCTTCCTTGGGCGATAGTATGAACAAAGCCTTTTACCGGCTGAACTCGCTCCTGTTGGCTAATGGGATTGAAGTAACCGAAGACAATTTGCGGGCGGCCGAAATCTTGGGCCGAGGACAGGCGGAAATCAATGACCGGTCGATTGACCGGATTAAAGAAATTGACCAAAAGTTACAGCTGGTGCTGCGCGGTTTAACGCCGGAAACAGTGCTGGAATATTTAACAGCCGGTCAGGACTTATTAGAAGCAAGTTTGGATGATTTGGCGGCGCTGGCGGATCAAAGAGAAAGCAAGGATTTGCGAAAATTAAGTGACCGGGTGGCGCGGAAGATTAATCAGTTGGAAAAGGCAGGCAAGCTGGCAGCCGAAGACAGACAGCAGTTGATTTTGTTTTACCGGTTGCTGCATACTATTGAAAAATCAGAAGGCGGCGCGGCGGCGTTTTTGCTTAAGGACGGCCGGACGGTTAATTTGGAAAACCTGTATGATGCAGCCAAATATTTGCGGGACCGGACTTCGATTGACGAGAAAGTTACGGCCGAAACAGGGATGTTGGAAAGCAATGATTTTATTGATTTAAAAGAGCAGATTAAAAAAGGCTTTTTGGAGCGGAAAAGAGAAATCAGGGAAACTCTCAGGGCAGCGGAAGAAAGCCTGTTGGGCGATGCAGCCGAAGAATCGGCTAAGGACAGGCTGGAACTGCTGAAGAGCTATTCTCTGCGCGAGCTGGAAGCACTGTTTAATGCCTTTAAACAGCCGAGTATGCGGGATGTGGAAATGTATAAGGAATTTCAGAAGATGCCGTTTTTATGGTCGGATTCCCTGCGCAGACTGGAAAAAACAACGGAAAACAATGAAAAAGCCAGGCAGAAGCTGGACGCCCTGAAAAAGGTTTTAACAGCCGGTCAGCCGGCAGCCGAGCAAGATGAGGAAATCCGGCAGATTTTAAAGGACTTGGAAACGGATTTGATTGCGGGCAGCACTGCCGAGGAAAAGGAAATGTTTTCTTCGCTCATAGAGGCTAAAAAGCAATGGGAATACGGGAGACGTTTGCAGGATAAACATGAATTTATTCAGATTCCGCTTTGGGTTGGCGGCAATCTTCGTCAGGTTAATTTGTATTATCCCAAGGATAAGCAGGCCGAAGCGCGGGAACGCGGCGAACTGAGAACTTTGCTTTCCTTTGAAACGGCTGGGACGGGCAAGGTATCCGGCTTTCTGCAAATATCACCGGAACGGGGCGAACTGCTTTTGCAGGCGGATTCGGCGGCGACGGAAAATGCGTTTAAGGCCAAAAAGGATGAGCTGTGTCAAGTTTTTCGGGAAGCCGCGATTCCACTGACTTCTTTGGCGATTGGCAGTTTTACCGAATTGACGCCGTTTCATGAAACCGGCAAAGAAGCCAGACCGGTCAAGCAGACAGAGCTGCTGACGGCGGGCGAAGAAGCGGCGGTCGGAGAAGTTACGGTAGAGGTACTGGAAGAAAAGCTGCCGCAGCTGGCCAAAGCGCTGGCGGGTTTGCTTTATCAACTGGAAACGGCGGCATAGATGGCACGGAAAAGGAAAGTTACGGCCTGAACTGAGTCTAAAGTTACAGCTTAAAATAGCCGATAAATAAAAAAGGAATGGAAAAGGAATTAAAAAATGCAGGGAAGCGGAACCATAAAGAGAGGAGATCATAAATGAAGATCAATCACAATATGCCGGCGCTCAGAGCGCTGCGACAGTTAGGCAAATCGGAAACACTGCTGTCCGATTCCTTATATAAACTGAGTTCGGGCAATCGTATCAACCGCTCGGCTGATGATGCGGCGGGGCTGGCGATTGCACATAAGCTGAAAATTCAGCTTAATGGCTTGTCGCAGTCAAGTAATAACGCCTGGGACGGAATATCGCTGATTCAGACAGCGGAGGGAGCGTTGAATGAGGTTCACGCCATGCTGCAAAGAATGAATGAGTTGTCGGTTCAGGCAGCGAACGGCTCGAATCTGGCGGAAGACCGGATGAATATTCAAAGAGAGTTAAATCAATTAAAGCAAGAAGTCGACCGGCTGGCGAACTCAATGGATTTTAACGGTGTTAAAATCTTAAACGGCGAGCTGGATTTGATGGGGCAGATTTCGGATAAGACCAAGGCACAGCTGGAAGCGATTCATGAATCTGTCAATCCCGGAAAATACGGTTTTACCGTGACGCGGAAGGCAACCAAAGCGCAAGTTACCGGCAGTGCAATGACCGGTACGATGGCAGCCGATGGAACGATTCAAATCAATGGCGAAAGTTTTTCCTATAAACAAGGCGAGAGTAAAACGGAGGTATACGGCCGGCTGCAGCAATTTGCCAATGATTTGGGAATTACGGCCGGACTGAATGCCGGTAATTTGTTTTTGGAAAGACAGGAGTACGGTTCTAAGCCGATTACGCTGGAAGGCACGCCGGCGGCGCTGGCTGAGTTTGGTCTGACAGCCGGCACAGTAACCGGACAAGACGCCGATGCGGCACCGACCGGGACTGATTTTCCGGCGGGAACGATTGTCAAGGCTTCCGGACAAGAACTGACATTCCAAGGTCCGGACGGTTTCAGCATCAAGGTTAAGATTAAGGACGCCGCGAATGCCGGCGATACGATTGGCATGGAATTGCTGAAAGAAGGGCCGGCGGTTTTGCAGATCGGTGCGAATTACGGGCATACCATGCAGGTCAGAATCCCCAATATTTCATCGGCGGCAATCGGCATCACCGATGTTGATGTCCGCAGCCAAAAAGAAGCGCAGGACAGTATTGGCTTGGTTAAAGATGCAATCACCCTTGTTTCATCCATTCGCTCTAAGATGGGAGCCTATCAGAATCGGCTGGAGTATACGATTACGAATATTGATACCTCCAGTTTAAATATGACAGAGGCTCATTCGCGGATTATGCACATTGATATGAGTGTGGAAATGACGGAATATACCAAGCAAAATGTAATTCAGCAGGCGGCGACCGCTTTGCTGGCACAGGCCAACCAGAAGCCGCAGGAAATGTTGCAGCTGCTGCGTTAAGGATTAGCATTTAAAACTTTTCAGATAAGCCGGGAGAATAAGAAATGGATGAAGTATTAAAAAAAGAGTTTCAAAACCGGATTGTCAGTGCCGGGCGCAAGGAATTGCTGCTGATTCATCTGGAAATGATTTTGGCCGAAGTGAAACTGGCCGAACAGGAAATGACGGAGAATGAGGAACGTTTTCGCCGGAGCATTGGCCTGACCATGGAAATGGTCAAAAAGCTGGCGGAGAGTTTGGATTTTAGTTATGAGATCAGCCATGTGCTGCTGCGGGCATATCAGCAGGTCAATGCTGATTTGATTGAAGCCAGGTGCAAAAAAGATTCGGCTGCGCTGACCCGGGCCAGGCAAATGATGGAACAGCTTCGGGAAGCTTTTGCCGGTTTGGAATTGCCGGCCGATACTTCGGTGGTGCAAAACGGGGAAACAATTTATGCCGGGCTGACCTATGGCCGGAATAATCAGCTTAAAGAAAGCGTGGATTACCAGAAAAGGGGCTTTCAGGCTTAGTTTTTAATGGCAGGATGTGCCTAAAAAATCAGACTTTTTTAGGGCTGTTGCACGATGGGATTGACATCAGGATATTGTATTGATACGGATAAATCTTTTCAATATCTTGTATGATGAACTTAAAGTGCAGCGGCTCTATTTTTATGCAGTCAAAAGAGAATGAGGTCTTTTGCCGGAAATGTTACGCCGGATTTTCGGACTTTGGCTGCTTACCGCTTAAAGCATTAAAAAAAAATAAAATTAGCTGTGAAAAAGGCTAAGGACTTTACGGAAAAGGATTGGTATGATAAAATAGTAAAGTATTTGGGAAAAAATAGGGCGGTTGATTTTTTGGGAAAGAAATTGCTCTAAAATATTAACAGCAGCAGGAACGCAGGAGGAAGTTATGAAAAAGCCAATTTTAGTTGTTTTGGCCGCGGGTATGGGCAGTCGTTACGGCGGATTGAAGCAAATCGACCCGGTTGGTCAGAGCGGTGAGAAAATTATTGATTACTCGGTTTATGATGCGATTGACGCAGGTTTTGAGCGGGTAGTTTTTATTATTAATCATAAAATTGAAAAGGATTTTAAAGAGTTGGTCGGAGCGGAGATTGAAAAGCACGCAGAAGTGCGTTATGCCTTTCAGGAATTGACAGATTTACCGGCAGGCGTGACGATTCCGGCTGACCGGCAAAAGCCCTGGGGAACTTCTCATGCCGTTTATGCGGCCCGCGACCTGCTGGATGCTCCGTTTGCGGTCATCAATGCTGATGACTTTTACGGCCGGGAAGCCTATCATCAGATTTATCAATTTTTGACGGAAACCGCAGAGCGTGAAGACGAATACTGCATGATCGGCTATCTGGTTAAGAACACAGTGACCGATAAGGGCTCGGTTTCCCGCGGCGTATGTGAAACCAAAGATGGCTATTTAACTGCCATTGTAGAAAGAACCAAAATTGAATCGAGAAAAGACGGGATTGTTTATATTGAGGATGATCAGGCTTATCCGCTGGCGGACGATACGGTCGTATCAATGAACCTGTTTGGCTTTAAGCCGAGCATTGTCCGTGAGATTCAAAACCGGATAGTCGGTTATCTGAATGAAAAACTGCCGGCCAATCCTTTAAAGTGTGAATATTTTCTGCCGGCCACCGTTGATTCTTTGTTGAAGGAAGGCAAGGCAACGGTTAAGGTGCTGCCGACCAGGGAAAAATGGTACGGCGTGACCTATCACGAGGACAAAGCGGAAGTGGTAGCGGCGCTGAAGGCTTTGGCGGAGCAGGGAAAATATCCGAAGAGTTTGTGGGGGAAATAGGACATGAACGATAAGAAAAGAATTTGTGATCAATTTAATTTCGACGGGGATTTTGTTTCGGCGGAGTCTTACGGCGGCGGTCATATCAACGACACCTATAAAGTCGTTTATCAGGCCGGCAATAAAGAAAATCAATATATCCTGCAAAGGATTAATTCCCATGTGTTTAAAAAGCCGGATGAAGTAATGGCCAATATTGGTAAGGTGACGTCGTATTTGAACGGCTTGGGTAAAAATGGCCAGTACGAAGTCATGGAACTGATTCTGACCAGAGACGGACAGACCTATTATCAGGAAAACGGCAATTTCTACCGGGCATTTGTATTTGTCAAAGATGCGCTGTCCTATGATTATTCCAAAGATTTAGAAACGATTTATGAATCGGGCCGGGCATTTGGCAATTTTCAAAAAATGCTGTCGGATTTTCCGCAGGCCGAACTGTATGAAACAATTCCCAATTTTCATAACACCTTTGAACGTTATAAGACTTTTTGCCGTTCTTTGGAAAAGGATGTGCAGTTCCGCAAAGACGATTGTTTAGCGGAGATTAAGTTTGCTCTGGAGCATGAAGCTCTGACGCATATTGTAGTGGACGAGATTGCCAAGGGAACGGTACCGGTCAGAGTAACGCATAATGACACCAAAATCAATAATGTTCTCTTTGATGTTCATACCGGCAAAGGGAAATGCGTGATTGACTTAGATACTGTTATGCCGGGCAGCCTTTTGTACGATTACGGCGATTCGATTCGATCGTCGGCGGCAACGGCGATTGAGGATGAACCGGATTTGGATAAGGTGTGGTGGGATAAGGAACGCTTTACTGCCTTTACCAAGGGCTATTTGGAGGAAGTAAAGGATACTTTGACCGATAAGGAAAAGGAACTTTTGCCCTATGCTGGCATTCTGATTACCTATGAAATCGGACTGCGCTTTTTGACTGACTATCTGGATGGAGATATTTACTTTAAGACCCACTACCCGAAGCATAATCTGGTTCGGGCCAAAAATCAGTTTAAGTTTGCGGCTGATATGGAAAAGCATATTGATGAGCTGAAACAAATTGTGGAAAGTTGTTTGGCGTAAGTGCGGAAACTTTTATCTTTTAGCCGACTGAACAAAAGCCTGAAATGTATTGCTTAAAGGCTATGGTTACTTATAAAACTTTTATCTTTTAGCCGAATGAATCAAAGCCGGCAGTGTATTGCTTAAAGGCTGCTGTTCCTTATAAAACTTTTATCATTTAGCCGACTGAACAAAAACCGGAAATGTATTGCTGAAAGGCTGCTGTTCCTTATGAAACTTTTATCTTTTAGAACTTGAAAGTTTATTGAGAAATCGCTAAAATAAAAGAGTAGCGACGTTTGGTTTGGCAGGAGATAGGAATGAAAGTAGCGATTCGATATTACTCAAAGACCGGAAATACTAAAAAATTAGCATGTGCAATACAGGAGCAGCTGGGAGTGGCAGCGGAGACGATTGATATTCCAGTTCCGTATGATATTGACTTGCTTTTTTTGGGGACATCGACCTATGGCGGTCGGATGGCCAGAGAGATTGCTGATTTTATTCCGACTTTAAAGGACAGGCAGATTAAAGTAGTGGCTTTCAGTTCGTCGTTTTTTCGGAAATCGAACTATAATTTTCTGCATAAACAACTAAACAGTGTGAAAATTGCTCTTTTACCGGAAAACTTTCATTCCGGCAGTATTTTCAATTTATTCCGTCACCGCTATCCGAACGAGGTGGATTTAAAGAAAATCAAGAGCTTTTCGCAGGAGATTGTCAGAAAGTATTTGGGATAAGAAAAGTGACCGGCCGATATTATCAATGATAATAATAGGCCGGTCTTTGCATACAGTTCAGACAAGCAGATATTTATATTTAATACGCAACGGAGAGCGAGCTCTCCAGAGGCGTATTAAATATAAATATCTATTTGCTTAACGCAAACACGCATAATTCGCCTACGGCGAATTATGCGTGCAGCTTGCCTGAACTGTATGCAAACTCACTTCAACAAATTGCGAATGGCTTGCCTGAACCTCACTCGCAAAGGAAAGGAACTTTACTATGTCAAAAATAAAAATTGGAATTGTCGGCTATGGTAATTTGGGTAAAAGTGCAGAAATTGGCATCCGGCAACAAGAGGATATGGAACTGAAGGGAATTTTTACCCGCCGGGATCCGGGCAGCTTAATGCTGGCGACTCCGGGGGTAAAGGCGTATTCGCTGGAAGCGGCTTTTGCGCTGAAAGAAGAAATTGACGTTATGATTCTGTGCGGCGGCAGCAAAGATGATATTCCCAGCCAAGGCCCGCAGTTTGCCGCCGGTTTTAATACCGTGGACGGCTATGACACGCATGCTCATATTCCGGAATATTATCAGGCCATGGAGCGGGCGGCGCAAACAGCCGGCAAGCTGGCCGTTATTTCCAGCGGCTGGGATCCGGGCATGTTTTCACTGCAAAGGATTTATGCCGAGGCCGTACTGCCGCAGGGAAAGACCTATACTTTTTGGGGGCGGGGGGTCAGTCAGGGACATTCCGACGCCATTCGCCGGATTGCAGGGGTAAAGGATGCCAAGCAATATACCATTCCGGCGGAAGAAGCGATTGCGCAGGTCAAAAGTGGAGTGATGCCGGAGCTGACCGCCCGGCAGAAGCACCAAAGAGAGTGCTTTGTTGTGGCCGAGGAAGGCGCTGATTTAGAAGTAATTGCACAGCAGATTAAAACGATGCCGGATTATTTTGCCGATTATGATACGACGGTACATTTTATCAGTCAGGCGGAACTGAAAGAAAAGCACGCCGGACTGCCGCATGGCGGCCGGGTCATCCGCATGGGTCGGACGGGCGCGGCTGAGGAAAATATGCATGAAATTGAATATCGGCTAAAGCTGGAGTCCAATCCCGATTTTACCGCCAGTGTGCTGCTGGCCTATGCCAGAGCAGCCTATCGCTTAAACTGTGAAGGCGTCTGCGGTGCTAAAACGGTGGCCGATATTGCTCCGGCCTATTTGCTGAATAAAACGGCGGAAGAGATTCGGCGGAATTATATTTAGATTTGAGATAAAGATACTGACGGTTAAGTGGCGGAGGCGATGAGCATACGAAGATGAGGAGGACAAAGTGAAAAACATTTGGCGGCAGTACGGGCGGATTTTAGCCGTTGCAGGGCTGGTGATTGTGATTAACAGTATTTTTTACGGTTACAGTTTATTGCCGGTATTGGCAAAAAAAGATATTTTTTGGGCAATTACAGCCACATCCGCGGCCGAATTGATTTTATTTTATCCGCGGCGCGGCTTAAAAAAATGGCTGCGCCGGGTTCAGGCGGCGGTATATTTGGCGGCTGCTTTTTTTAAACTGGCGGAGATGATATTTTTTAAGCAGTACGGCAGTTATGATTTGTTCAGCCGGGTCAGACAGGCCAAATATCTGGCCGACGTGGTCGGCTATATTTTAGGCCAGATAACGGCGCCGATGATCTGCTTTTTGGCGCTGTCCCTGTTTTTCCTGGTCATTTTGCTGTGGCCGGAAAAAAGTCAAGCTGGCAGTAAGAGCGGCAGTCATCCGGCGGTCAGCGAACAGAAGCAAGAAACGGAAAATGGTGAAAGCAAGCGACTGCTCCCAACAGGCAGCCGGAAAGTGCGGATCGCGGCGGCGCTTATCCTATTGGCTGCTTGGGCGCTGTTTTGCCGGCAGACCGAGATTTTACGAAGTATTGAGGTTTATCATGCGCTGGGTGGTTCGGCCTACCGGGCAGCGGTGGGAAAAAGTGGCGCCGCCGGCAGTATGACGGAAAATGAGATACAGCAGTTGTTGTTTCGCAATTACCGGCATCAAAACGAATATACCGGCATCGGAGCCGGGAAAAATCTGCTGATTATTCAGGTGGAAAGCCTGCAAGACAGCTTTATTGGCCAAAGCTATGACGGCAAAGAGATTACGCCCTATCTTAACGGCTTAATTAAGAAATCTTTTTATTTTCAGGATTATTTTGAACTCCTGGGCTTCGGCAATTCTTCAGATGCCGAGTATGTTTCACTGCAAAGCACTTTTTCTGATACCGAACTGGGAGCGTACGAGGACTATGCCGGGACGGAAACGATGGGGCTGCCCAAGCTGGCCCGGAGTCAAGGCTATCAT of Lachnospiraceae bacterium oral taxon 500 contains these proteins:
- a CDS encoding diaminopimelate dehydrogenase, coding for MSKIKIGIVGYGNLGKSAEIGIRQQEDMELKGIFTRRDPGSLMLATPGVKAYSLEAAFALKEEIDVMILCGGSKDDIPSQGPQFAAGFNTVDGYDTHAHIPEYYQAMERAAQTAGKLAVISSGWDPGMFSLQRIYAEAVLPQGKTYTFWGRGVSQGHSDAIRRIAGVKDAKQYTIPAEEAIAQVKSGVMPELTARQKHQRECFVVAEEGADLEVIAQQIKTMPDYFADYDTTVHFISQAELKEKHAGLPHGGRVIRMGRTGAAEENMHEIEYRLKLESNPDFTASVLLAYARAAYRLNCEGVCGAKTVADIAPAYLLNKTAEEIRRNYI
- a CDS encoding mucin desulfatase, translating into MNDKKRICDQFNFDGDFVSAESYGGGHINDTYKVVYQAGNKENQYILQRINSHVFKKPDEVMANIGKVTSYLNGLGKNGQYEVMELILTRDGQTYYQENGNFYRAFVFVKDALSYDYSKDLETIYESGRAFGNFQKMLSDFPQAELYETIPNFHNTFERYKTFCRSLEKDVQFRKDDCLAEIKFALEHEALTHIVVDEIAKGTVPVRVTHNDTKINNVLFDVHTGKGKCVIDLDTVMPGSLLYDYGDSIRSSAATAIEDEPDLDKVWWDKERFTAFTKGYLEEVKDTLTDKEKELLPYAGILITYEIGLRFLTDYLDGDIYFKTHYPKHNLVRAKNQFKFAADMEKHIDELKQIVESCLA
- a CDS encoding flagellin protein FlaA, with the translated sequence MKINHNMPALRALRQLGKSETLLSDSLYKLSSGNRINRSADDAAGLAIAHKLKIQLNGLSQSSNNAWDGISLIQTAEGALNEVHAMLQRMNELSVQAANGSNLAEDRMNIQRELNQLKQEVDRLANSMDFNGVKILNGELDLMGQISDKTKAQLEAIHESVNPGKYGFTVTRKATKAQVTGSAMTGTMAADGTIQINGESFSYKQGESKTEVYGRLQQFANDLGITAGLNAGNLFLERQEYGSKPITLEGTPAALAEFGLTAGTVTGQDADAAPTGTDFPAGTIVKASGQELTFQGPDGFSIKVKIKDAANAGDTIGMELLKEGPAVLQIGANYGHTMQVRIPNISSAAIGITDVDVRSQKEAQDSIGLVKDAITLVSSIRSKMGAYQNRLEYTITNIDTSSLNMTEAHSRIMHIDMSVEMTEYTKQNVIQQAATALLAQANQKPQEMLQLLR
- a CDS encoding nucleotidyltransferase, whose amino-acid sequence is MKKPILVVLAAGMGSRYGGLKQIDPVGQSGEKIIDYSVYDAIDAGFERVVFIINHKIEKDFKELVGAEIEKHAEVRYAFQELTDLPAGVTIPADRQKPWGTSHAVYAARDLLDAPFAVINADDFYGREAYHQIYQFLTETAEREDEYCMIGYLVKNTVTDKGSVSRGVCETKDGYLTAIVERTKIESRKDGIVYIEDDQAYPLADDTVVSMNLFGFKPSIVREIQNRIVGYLNEKLPANPLKCEYFLPATVDSLLKEGKATVKVLPTREKWYGVTYHEDKAEVVAALKALAEQGKYPKSLWGK
- a CDS encoding flavodoxin gives rise to the protein MKVAIRYYSKTGNTKKLACAIQEQLGVAAETIDIPVPYDIDLLFLGTSTYGGRMAREIADFIPTLKDRQIKVVAFSSSFFRKSNYNFLHKQLNSVKIALLPENFHSGSIFNLFRHRYPNEVDLKKIKSFSQEIVRKYLG